One segment of Neobacillus endophyticus DNA contains the following:
- a CDS encoding DUF1284 domain-containing protein, which yields MGYSPEFVEKMREIVEDIRDDRVDFPIKVVAALDDTCAVCPNKGKTTCEASMGSNEHVLSMDNKTIHQLGLIDGAVYNKSFLVRLTAEKVKPDDLDYICKGCSWLSYGVCKEGIAAIREKYSIEE from the coding sequence ATGGGCTACAGCCCAGAATTTGTGGAGAAGATGCGGGAAATTGTAGAAGATATCAGGGATGATAGAGTAGATTTCCCCATAAAAGTAGTGGCCGCATTAGATGATACTTGCGCGGTTTGCCCGAATAAAGGGAAAACCACCTGTGAAGCCAGCATGGGCTCCAATGAACATGTCCTGTCAATGGACAATAAAACCATTCATCAGCTAGGACTAATTGACGGAGCGGTTTACAATAAATCCTTTTTAGTACGATTAACAGCAGAAAAAGTGAAACCCGATGATCTAGATTATATATGTAAAGGCTGTTCCTGGCTTTCCTATGGGGTATGCAAAGAGGGAATTGCAGCTATTCGAGAAAAGTATTCTATTGAGGAATAA
- the yunB gene encoding sporulation protein YunB produces the protein MRFIRVKRRRGPMPFKYVLLLSFVFFLISTAIGLWIVNKNITPSIMTVANTRARQFASDAINDAISKKITDNIDINKLIITHTSDGEVSYSFNPQIYNRVIADSTQRVEQYLHYVETGNLSELKSFKNDPELFNNLDSSGVIYKIPIGVATNIAIFANMGPKIPVRYEILGDVTSDIQTVVRETGINNTFLEINLIIKVKMNVIIPYLTKETDLTKVIKIGDLFVQGKVPTYYNQGGNNGLPITVPAK, from the coding sequence ATGAGGTTTATAAGAGTAAAGAGACGGCGAGGTCCCATGCCTTTTAAATATGTCTTGTTATTATCTTTTGTTTTCTTCCTTATTTCCACAGCAATTGGGTTATGGATAGTCAACAAAAATATCACGCCAAGCATAATGACAGTTGCGAATACCAGGGCCCGCCAATTTGCATCAGATGCCATCAACGACGCCATTTCGAAAAAAATCACAGATAACATAGATATCAACAAGTTAATCATTACCCATACATCAGATGGGGAAGTTAGCTATAGCTTTAACCCGCAAATCTATAACCGAGTGATCGCAGACTCCACCCAAAGAGTGGAGCAGTATTTGCATTATGTAGAAACGGGAAATTTAAGTGAATTAAAGTCATTTAAGAATGATCCAGAGCTTTTTAACAATTTAGACTCTAGCGGCGTCATTTACAAAATCCCAATCGGTGTGGCAACAAATATCGCTATATTCGCCAATATGGGTCCAAAAATTCCCGTACGCTATGAAATTCTTGGGGATGTTACCTCCGATATTCAAACAGTGGTCAGAGAAACAGGTATAAACAATACATTCCTTGAAATTAATTTGATCATTAAAGTTAAAATGAATGTCATTATCCCCTACCTGACAAAAGAAACAGATTTAACAAAGGTAATTAAAATCGGTGACTTATTTGTCCAAGGGAAAGTGCCAACCTATTATAATCAAGGCGGAAATAATGGTCTCCCGATAACAGTGCCGGCAAAATAA
- a CDS encoding cell division protein FtsZ, with product MKSIGILGVGQAGGNIAEIASTLGFQTALINTNQRDGLVNTKVERKYFVPGYNGAGQDRSIGLRAVNDHYHEMIDFVKGSFKNIKLLLVAFSTDGGTGSGMSPLLIDLLLDQLPGVNIGAIAIVPDRNVLAGNRINAAECIVEISKIEDISSVFLVDNDQMRKQNPQSSKQQIYLSSNHQVMEAICHILQVTQKSSLYGNFDETDLLNILSTRGVTIISSAAVTDAKTTSDVASKIHQSWANSVFCPVESTGVIRAGLIYEGPEKMSKLINVPAIFERVGEPLELFEGTYVSESDPTITTILAGLPFPNKRLMAIEDFLEKNKDRLQSLVTKEHTQKYESQIAWASNLKARPPERKSGTITSKLAKYQR from the coding sequence GTGAAATCAATTGGAATCTTGGGTGTAGGTCAGGCTGGCGGTAATATTGCTGAGATAGCATCAACCTTAGGCTTTCAAACCGCACTTATCAATACAAACCAACGGGATGGCTTAGTGAACACAAAGGTAGAAAGGAAATATTTTGTTCCAGGCTACAATGGTGCGGGGCAAGACCGGTCCATTGGCTTGAGAGCCGTAAATGATCATTATCATGAGATGATTGATTTTGTGAAAGGTTCATTTAAAAATATTAAACTTTTATTAGTGGCATTTTCTACTGATGGCGGCACTGGTTCAGGGATGAGTCCGCTGTTGATTGATTTGTTACTAGACCAGCTTCCTGGTGTAAATATTGGGGCGATTGCGATTGTTCCAGATCGGAATGTACTAGCTGGAAACCGAATCAACGCAGCAGAGTGTATCGTGGAAATTTCTAAAATAGAAGATATCTCTTCTGTGTTCCTTGTGGACAATGATCAAATGCGAAAGCAAAACCCGCAATCAAGCAAACAGCAAATCTATTTATCTTCAAACCATCAAGTAATGGAAGCCATCTGCCATATCTTGCAGGTAACACAAAAGAGTTCATTGTACGGTAATTTTGATGAAACCGATCTTTTGAATATTTTAAGCACCAGGGGCGTAACGATTATTTCTTCAGCCGCAGTCACTGATGCGAAGACAACTTCGGACGTTGCCAGCAAAATCCATCAATCGTGGGCAAATTCTGTTTTCTGTCCGGTGGAATCAACCGGGGTGATTCGTGCTGGCCTTATTTATGAAGGGCCGGAGAAAATGTCAAAACTTATAAATGTTCCAGCTATTTTTGAACGAGTCGGTGAGCCGTTGGAATTATTTGAAGGAACCTATGTTTCTGAATCAGATCCTACAATCACAACGATTCTTGCAGGCTTGCCATTCCCCAATAAGCGGCTGATGGCCATTGAGGATTTCCTTGAAAAGAATAAGGACCGTCTGCAAAGTCTTGTGACCAAGGAGCATACTCAGAAATATGAGTCGCAAATAGCTTGGGCATCGAACCTAAAAGCACGACCTCCAGAAAGAAAATCAGGGACTATAACATCGAAGTTAGCAAAGTATCAAAGATAA
- the cyoE gene encoding heme o synthase, translated as MSKESIVTAENGRDSALSSSTLFSDLRLLFKGPVLIANALPIFTGFWLALYFTGASFMENLDLFLLTLIGGTLVMAGALVINNWYDVDIDTIMDRTKNRPTVTGHFSLKAVLTLGIVISVLGFVLLAFTTMDAVVYGFIGWVTYVIMYTMWTKRKYTLNTVVGSISGAVTPLIGWTAVDPGFHFVPIVLALLLFIFQMPHTFAIAMKKWKEYKAANVAMLPVVHGFGITKRLMVVYIASLLPIPFFLLTFGSVFVVLATLLNVGWLAVSLYGFFTKDDMKWAHVNFLYSVNYITVMFLMMIIFTI; from the coding sequence ATGAGTAAAGAAAGTATCGTTACTGCTGAGAATGGCAGAGATTCAGCATTATCGAGTTCCACTTTGTTTTCAGACCTGAGGCTGCTTTTTAAAGGACCTGTGTTAATTGCAAATGCCTTGCCGATCTTTACAGGATTTTGGCTTGCGCTGTATTTTACAGGTGCTTCTTTCATGGAGAATTTAGATTTGTTTTTATTAACGTTAATAGGCGGCACATTAGTGATGGCAGGAGCGCTTGTCATCAATAACTGGTATGATGTTGATATTGATACCATTATGGACCGTACGAAAAATCGGCCGACGGTTACGGGCCATTTCTCTCTCAAGGCAGTTTTAACATTAGGGATTGTTATTTCTGTACTTGGGTTTGTTTTATTGGCATTTACGACGATGGATGCCGTTGTATATGGATTTATTGGCTGGGTGACTTATGTCATTATGTATACGATGTGGACCAAACGGAAATATACTCTTAACACTGTGGTGGGGAGTATTTCTGGAGCAGTTACACCCTTGATCGGCTGGACAGCCGTAGATCCCGGGTTTCATTTTGTTCCGATCGTTCTGGCACTGCTTCTTTTTATCTTCCAAATGCCGCATACTTTTGCCATTGCGATGAAGAAATGGAAGGAATATAAGGCGGCAAATGTTGCCATGCTTCCGGTTGTGCACGGATTTGGAATTACAAAGCGGCTGATGGTTGTTTATATTGCTAGTCTGTTGCCAATCCCGTTCTTTCTACTAACGTTTGGTTCAGTATTTGTTGTTCTAGCCACATTGCTTAATGTTGGCTGGCTTGCAGTAAGTCTTTATGGATTTTTTACAAAAGACGATATGAAATGGGCTCATGTTAACTTCCTGTATTCTGTTAATTATATTACTGTTATGTTTCTGATGATGATCATATTTACGATTTAA
- the purU gene encoding formyltetrahydrofolate deformylase, producing MVNYSTEKIERVRILISCQDQPGIVAAVSQVLFQYKGNIVQSDQHTTDPIGGMFFMRIEADIEDYEINSNKISDEFQGLAERFKMNWRLERASKKKRVAIFVSKEDHCLWELLWQQKAGHLDAEFAVIISNHPDMQRIAEEMNIPYYYLPVKAGNKAEVEKQQIELVRKYKADVLILARYMQILSSDFTRTFPNQIINIHHSFLPAFIGANPYARAYERGVKLIGATAHYVTDELDEGPIIEQDVQRVNHRDQLEDLKNIGKYIERTVLARAVKWHIEDRVLTYGNKTIVFS from the coding sequence ATGGTGAATTATTCTACTGAAAAAATCGAACGGGTGCGTATTTTAATCTCATGTCAGGATCAGCCTGGGATTGTCGCAGCAGTTTCGCAAGTTTTGTTTCAATATAAGGGCAATATTGTCCAATCTGATCAGCACACAACCGATCCAATCGGCGGTATGTTTTTTATGAGAATTGAAGCCGATATTGAGGATTATGAAATAAATAGTAACAAAATTTCGGATGAGTTTCAGGGATTAGCCGAGCGTTTTAAGATGAATTGGCGTTTGGAACGGGCCAGCAAAAAGAAACGGGTTGCGATTTTTGTCTCTAAAGAAGACCATTGTTTATGGGAGCTTCTTTGGCAGCAAAAGGCAGGACATCTCGATGCCGAGTTTGCAGTCATAATCAGCAATCATCCAGATATGCAGAGAATTGCGGAAGAAATGAATATTCCCTATTACTATCTTCCAGTAAAAGCAGGAAATAAGGCTGAAGTAGAAAAACAGCAAATTGAATTGGTTCGAAAATATAAAGCGGATGTCCTCATTCTTGCCAGATATATGCAAATTCTTTCATCAGACTTTACCAGGACATTCCCGAATCAAATTATCAATATCCACCATTCCTTTTTGCCGGCGTTTATCGGGGCAAATCCATATGCCCGTGCATATGAGCGCGGCGTAAAGCTGATTGGTGCTACGGCCCACTATGTCACAGATGAACTGGATGAAGGTCCGATCATCGAGCAGGATGTACAGCGGGTAAACCATCGTGACCAGCTGGAAGATCTAAAAAATATAGGAAAATACATTGAGCGGACAGTATTGGCCCGCGCAGTTAAATGGCATATCGAAGACCGGGTTTTGACCTACGGAAATAAAACGATTGTTTTTTCATAG
- a CDS encoding NADPH:quinone oxidoreductase family protein, translating into MKETFKAFIVNKADTDFTTGIQNLTFDKLPEADVLIKVAYSSINYKDGLASIPNGKIVSTYPFVPGIDLAGTVVSSADPRYQEGDLVIATSYEIGVSHYGGFSEYARIPGDWIVPLPDNLSLKEAMIYGTAGFTAALSIQRLEENGLTPEKGKVLVTGATGGVGSLAVAMLAQRGYDVAASTGKASEQEFLLKLGAKEILSREEVFNGKIKALDKKIWAGAVDPVGGEQLASILSKLQYDGSVAVSGLTGGGNVPATVFPFILRGINLLGIDSVYCPMDVREKLWSRMASDLKPKLLEDIAKEISLEELPEALSVILKGQAKGRFVVKI; encoded by the coding sequence GTGAAGGAAACATTTAAAGCTTTTATCGTCAATAAAGCGGATACGGATTTTACGACAGGTATCCAAAATCTTACGTTTGATAAGCTACCAGAAGCTGATGTTTTAATTAAAGTAGCCTATTCAAGCATTAACTATAAGGATGGCTTAGCAAGTATTCCAAATGGAAAAATTGTCAGTACATATCCATTTGTTCCCGGAATTGATTTAGCTGGAACCGTGGTTTCATCTGCTGATCCGCGCTATCAAGAAGGTGATCTTGTTATTGCGACAAGCTATGAGATTGGAGTTTCACATTATGGCGGATTTAGCGAATATGCCCGGATTCCAGGAGACTGGATTGTTCCATTACCGGATAATTTAAGCTTGAAAGAAGCGATGATTTACGGGACAGCAGGATTTACGGCAGCACTTTCGATTCAAAGATTGGAGGAAAACGGCTTAACTCCCGAAAAAGGTAAAGTGCTCGTGACTGGTGCTACCGGAGGTGTCGGCAGTCTTGCTGTTGCGATGCTTGCGCAAAGGGGCTACGATGTTGCAGCAAGTACCGGAAAAGCTTCCGAGCAAGAATTTTTACTTAAACTTGGAGCGAAAGAAATTCTGTCCCGTGAAGAGGTGTTTAATGGAAAAATAAAGGCCTTGGACAAAAAGATTTGGGCTGGTGCAGTGGATCCAGTTGGCGGAGAGCAGCTTGCTTCTATTTTAAGCAAACTTCAATACGACGGCTCTGTTGCTGTATCCGGTCTGACAGGTGGCGGAAATGTTCCAGCTACCGTATTTCCATTCATTCTCCGCGGAATCAATCTGTTGGGGATTGATTCCGTTTATTGCCCGATGGATGTCCGTGAAAAGCTTTGGAGCCGAATGGCTTCAGATTTAAAACCGAAGCTATTAGAGGATATTGCCAAGGAAATTAGTCTTGAAGAACTTCCAGAAGCCCTATCTGTGATTTTAAAGGGGCAGGCAAAAGGAAGATTTGTTGTCAAAATATAA
- a CDS encoding NAD(P)H-hydrate dehydratase encodes MFAAGQKEMQLMDRYTMEKLGLPGVVLMENAGAKVVDEIVKSSSRDKPKIIVLAGKGNNGGDGFVIARRLFDLGLNPVLFLLSVPEQVKGDAKVHLDVYINRGLPFVVLGEDTWEILVAELNQADIIVDAMLGTGISGAIRAPFDEVILLINKFAGKKLIVSVDIPSGVSSDTGKVESHAVKATMTVTFVFPKKGFFLNQGPQYVGDWKAVDISVPTSITSKLGLKLPGVLTTELAKAAVPARPKHGHKGTFGHALIIGGSMPYVGAPIFSAKAAIKSGAGLVTLAVPKSIYPIAAAQNPESLFLPLADENGHFTGGAVDELGPKLQQFDSVAIGPGMGRFFNGEEWMKSFLAELEEQSLVIDADALYLLRNHLDVIKEYKGKVIFTPHPGEMARILNKTVKEVEEERIEIAKSFAERYNVYLLLKGHRTIMSTPDGEVYINPHGNDALGKGGSGDVLTGVIASFLAQGATPIHSMIAASYLHARAGEEKAKVLSHYGVTPLDIIDGVREQLNLILPSV; translated from the coding sequence ATGTTTGCAGCAGGACAAAAGGAAATGCAGCTAATGGATCGGTATACGATGGAAAAACTCGGATTGCCAGGTGTTGTGTTAATGGAAAATGCCGGAGCGAAAGTAGTCGATGAAATTGTAAAGAGTTCTTCTCGTGACAAACCCAAAATCATTGTTCTTGCAGGTAAGGGAAATAATGGCGGAGACGGCTTTGTCATTGCCCGCCGATTATTTGATTTGGGCTTGAATCCGGTATTATTTTTACTTTCAGTGCCAGAGCAGGTAAAGGGAGATGCAAAAGTGCATCTTGATGTCTACATAAACCGGGGGCTGCCCTTTGTCGTTCTTGGTGAAGATACATGGGAAATACTTGTAGCTGAATTAAATCAGGCGGATATTATAGTAGATGCTATGTTGGGAACAGGGATCTCCGGCGCTATTCGTGCGCCCTTCGATGAAGTGATTTTATTGATAAATAAGTTTGCAGGAAAAAAACTCATCGTTTCTGTAGACATCCCATCTGGTGTAAGCAGTGACACTGGGAAGGTAGAGAGTCATGCCGTCAAAGCAACAATGACGGTTACCTTTGTATTTCCAAAAAAGGGATTTTTCTTAAATCAAGGCCCGCAATATGTAGGAGATTGGAAGGCTGTTGATATTTCAGTACCTACTTCGATCACATCAAAATTGGGTTTGAAGTTGCCAGGGGTTCTGACTACGGAACTTGCAAAAGCCGCGGTGCCGGCCCGTCCTAAACATGGACATAAAGGTACATTCGGCCATGCTTTGATTATAGGAGGATCAATGCCATATGTGGGAGCCCCGATTTTTTCTGCAAAGGCTGCCATTAAGTCTGGTGCTGGCTTAGTTACTTTAGCTGTCCCAAAAAGCATTTATCCGATTGCAGCAGCTCAAAATCCGGAATCGTTATTTTTACCATTAGCAGATGAAAATGGCCATTTTACAGGAGGAGCGGTGGATGAGTTAGGCCCGAAGCTGCAACAATTTGATAGTGTTGCAATTGGTCCAGGAATGGGGCGTTTTTTCAATGGAGAAGAATGGATGAAGTCGTTCTTGGCTGAACTGGAAGAGCAATCTCTTGTTATAGATGCCGATGCCCTTTATTTATTACGAAACCATCTCGATGTCATCAAGGAATACAAAGGGAAGGTTATATTTACACCGCATCCTGGAGAAATGGCGCGTATATTGAATAAAACGGTAAAAGAAGTGGAGGAAGAGCGAATTGAAATCGCAAAATCCTTTGCTGAAAGATATAATGTCTATTTGTTGTTGAAAGGTCACCGAACCATTATGTCTACACCGGATGGAGAAGTTTATATCAATCCACATGGAAATGATGCTCTAGGAAAAGGCGGTAGCGGTGATGTTTTGACAGGGGTAATTGCCTCTTTTCTTGCGCAAGGTGCCACGCCGATTCATTCGATGATAGCCGCTAGCTATCTGCATGCGAGGGCCGGGGAAGAAAAGGCAAAAGTACTGTCCCATTACGGCGTGACGCCATTAGATATTATTGATGGAGTGAGAGAGCAGTTAAACTTGATACTTCCTTCCGTTTAG
- a CDS encoding efflux RND transporter permease subunit: MSFFTKFSLKNAGLIFIIIALIFGGGIYATATMKLEQYPNVDIPYLSFNVSYPGATPSQVSEDVGKPLEDELSTLTGLNNLYVVSSANSANVIMEFSMEASMEKAQSDVNEALAKVKLPDTAKASAVQKQGPTSQPIYMFAVKGNGEKSDQVQAFIEDQVQPKLSDIPDISSVTVYGTTDKQVTIKIDPDKLKKYNLTLDKVKQAIQASNLSAPTGQVTMNDKDMAVQVGKQLNSLDDIKNISIMNITQNTKGMEDAFTSIGDGFKQMGGAIGSLGKSVGMTSKQAELLQQEIQLTTGINQLAAVMQADQAKLQGLAANPKPTQETAQEAQTLKVKLQQEQSKLTQLQGALKQLQTGIDQISKANEQNLSSMANNSNTAVKPSTNSSTTPSMTINTVKLGDISTVTYEPTAQANITRLNGKPALVVGIQPNVGANTVAIVNNVKAKLKEITLPKGYEISTIRDESVTIYQSVQSMLREALFGALLAAVVTLLFLRNFRTTIIALLSIPLSILVTMVFLKQMDYSLNMMTLAAIAVAVGRVVDDSIVVIENLYRRILLSKKEERNASFVLSATKEVASAITSSTITTIGVFIPLAFVPGIVGKFFAPFAWSVVISIGFSLIIAVTVIPVLSRLFLLNLKPVEHRETLLQKGYKKILVWSLNHKVIVIGLSILLLASSILSVKKVPINFFPQEASIYYNVNTDMPVGTSIEIANSIAAQVEKVLEDTNQVANYQTTVTAGRSNIQVTLKNNADASKFEDDVRKHTTGFGKDFNTTLTATGNITGGGGLVMIVKGASTNELNKAASDYVNAIKNIPDVAEVTSNVKAVRPQISVKIDNDKAAQNGLYQGMIASSIRDMLSGSTVTNVELNKKTTDVNVQLDTEKLDSLDKIGDLKITNSLGDDITLRNIATVQITNGPTSIQRLNKQDYVSINGKFTSDNSAQVQKLIKQKVATVKVPKGVSYYFEGEAKSISEGFSNMFLAIGISIVLVYLVMMVTFSEMLAPFAILFSLPFVFVGVIFGLLLTHESLGMPALVGVLMLIGIVVTNAIVLVDKVKQNEAAGINPLDSLIEAGAVRIRPILMTAVATIGALTPLALSTDGGLISRSLAIVVISGLSTSTLLTLVIVPVMYSILDRIRRKLFKRNSVES; encoded by the coding sequence GTGAGTTTTTTTACAAAATTCTCTTTAAAAAATGCAGGCCTTATTTTTATTATCATCGCTCTCATCTTTGGTGGAGGCATTTATGCAACCGCAACGATGAAGCTGGAGCAGTATCCAAATGTGGATATTCCCTACTTATCATTCAATGTCTCATATCCAGGTGCAACGCCATCCCAAGTATCCGAGGATGTGGGCAAACCTCTTGAAGATGAACTTTCTACATTAACCGGTTTAAACAACCTATATGTCGTATCATCAGCAAACAGCGCGAACGTCATTATGGAATTTTCCATGGAAGCCAGTATGGAAAAAGCACAATCAGATGTAAATGAAGCATTGGCAAAAGTGAAATTACCTGATACGGCAAAAGCATCCGCAGTTCAAAAACAAGGACCAACTTCCCAGCCTATCTACATGTTTGCAGTAAAAGGAAATGGTGAGAAATCAGACCAAGTGCAAGCATTCATCGAAGATCAAGTTCAACCCAAATTGTCCGATATTCCAGATATCTCAAGCGTAACTGTTTACGGCACGACCGATAAACAAGTAACGATTAAAATTGACCCTGACAAATTAAAAAAATATAATTTAACACTTGATAAAGTGAAACAAGCCATACAAGCTAGCAACCTGTCAGCACCGACTGGCCAGGTGACAATGAATGATAAAGACATGGCTGTTCAGGTAGGAAAACAACTTAATTCTCTAGATGACATAAAAAACATTTCCATCATGAACATTACCCAAAACACGAAAGGGATGGAAGATGCTTTCACCTCTATTGGCGATGGATTTAAACAAATGGGTGGCGCCATTGGTAGTCTGGGAAAATCGGTGGGGATGACCTCCAAACAGGCTGAATTATTACAACAGGAAATTCAGCTGACAACCGGTATCAACCAATTGGCCGCCGTGATGCAGGCAGATCAGGCAAAACTCCAAGGGCTCGCTGCAAACCCTAAACCTACTCAGGAAACAGCTCAGGAAGCCCAAACATTAAAGGTGAAATTACAGCAGGAACAGAGCAAGCTTACACAACTTCAAGGTGCTCTGAAACAACTGCAGACTGGTATTGATCAAATCAGTAAGGCCAATGAGCAAAATCTATCGTCCATGGCAAACAACAGCAATACTGCCGTAAAACCGTCAACAAATTCAAGTACAACTCCAAGCATGACGATCAATACTGTTAAGCTAGGCGATATTTCAACAGTGACATACGAACCGACTGCACAGGCGAACATTACAAGACTAAATGGAAAGCCTGCATTAGTCGTCGGAATTCAGCCGAATGTCGGAGCCAACACAGTCGCGATTGTTAATAATGTGAAAGCAAAATTGAAAGAAATCACATTGCCAAAAGGCTATGAGATTTCTACAATCCGTGATGAGTCCGTCACCATTTATCAATCTGTTCAATCCATGCTGCGTGAAGCCTTATTCGGGGCCCTTTTAGCAGCCGTCGTCACTTTGCTGTTTTTGAGAAATTTTCGGACAACTATTATTGCCTTGTTATCTATCCCTTTATCCATTTTGGTCACAATGGTTTTCTTGAAACAAATGGATTACTCCTTAAATATGATGACACTAGCAGCTATTGCTGTTGCAGTCGGCCGTGTAGTGGATGATAGTATAGTTGTGATCGAGAATCTGTACCGCCGGATTCTCCTTTCCAAAAAAGAGGAACGAAATGCAAGCTTTGTTTTATCGGCAACGAAGGAAGTCGCATCAGCTATTACATCATCAACCATTACTACGATCGGGGTCTTTATCCCATTGGCATTTGTACCGGGAATTGTCGGCAAGTTCTTTGCCCCGTTTGCCTGGAGTGTGGTCATATCCATTGGCTTCTCACTCATCATCGCAGTGACGGTCATTCCGGTTTTATCGAGATTATTTTTACTAAATTTAAAACCAGTGGAACATCGTGAAACGCTCCTGCAAAAAGGTTACAAGAAAATACTTGTTTGGTCGCTGAATCATAAAGTCATTGTCATCGGATTAAGCATTTTATTATTGGCTTCCTCCATCTTGTCCGTAAAAAAGGTACCAATAAACTTTTTCCCGCAAGAGGCTTCGATTTATTATAATGTTAACACTGACATGCCGGTTGGAACTTCAATTGAAATAGCAAATTCCATTGCTGCTCAGGTGGAGAAAGTACTTGAGGATACCAATCAGGTTGCCAATTATCAAACTACTGTCACTGCAGGCCGCTCTAATATTCAGGTGACCTTGAAAAATAATGCCGATGCCAGTAAATTTGAGGACGATGTTCGTAAACACACTACTGGCTTTGGTAAAGATTTCAATACAACCCTTACCGCAACTGGAAACATCACTGGAGGCGGCGGCCTTGTCATGATCGTGAAAGGCGCGAGTACAAACGAATTAAATAAAGCTGCATCAGACTATGTAAATGCGATTAAAAATATCCCTGATGTTGCTGAGGTCACTTCAAATGTGAAGGCAGTCAGACCGCAAATTTCCGTCAAAATAGACAATGACAAAGCCGCCCAAAACGGACTTTATCAAGGGATGATAGCCAGTTCGATCCGAGATATGCTCAGCGGATCGACTGTCACAAATGTGGAATTAAATAAGAAAACAACAGATGTAAATGTTCAGCTTGACACTGAAAAACTGGATTCACTTGATAAAATCGGCGATTTGAAAATAACAAACTCGCTTGGAGACGATATTACGTTAAGAAATATAGCAACGGTGCAAATAACCAATGGCCCTACTTCGATCCAACGGTTAAATAAACAAGACTATGTATCGATTAACGGCAAATTCACATCCGACAACAGTGCTCAGGTTCAAAAGCTGATCAAGCAAAAAGTCGCCACTGTAAAAGTGCCTAAAGGTGTAAGTTATTACTTTGAAGGTGAAGCAAAATCGATAAGTGAAGGTTTTAGTAACATGTTCCTGGCAATCGGTATTAGTATCGTTTTAGTTTATTTAGTCATGATGGTCACATTCAGTGAAATGCTCGCTCCATTTGCCATTCTTTTCTCTTTGCCATTTGTTTTTGTCGGTGTGATTTTTGGTTTATTGTTAACCCATGAATCACTCGGAATGCCGGCATTAGTAGGGGTATTAATGTTGATCGGAATTGTTGTAACAAATGCGATCGTCCTTGTTGATAAAGTTAAACAAAATGAGGCAGCCGGAATAAACCCGCTGGATTCCCTTATTGAAGCAGGCGCCGTCCGGATTCGTCCGATCTTAATGACAGCTGTTGCTACGATTGGAGCATTGACACCGCTGGCTTTGTCAACAGATGGCGGACTCATTTCCCGCTCCTTAGCCATTGTAGTTATTTCCGGTTTATCCACATCAACTCTATTAACACTTGTCATCGTACCGGTGATGTACTCTATTTTAGATAGAATTAGGAGAAAACTTTTTAAACGGAATTCAGTGGAATCCTAA